The proteins below are encoded in one region of Fibrella aestuarina BUZ 2:
- the porV gene encoding type IX secretion system outer membrane channel protein PorV, translating to MKRIFSCFLLGAGFVASGTVATAQATQPGSLTNLNGGINVPNSAVPFLNFTPDARSGALGDAGVALDNPDANAIFWNPAKLVDAKSDAGATVSYTPWLRGIINDMYYGYFSGYKKVAKDQVIGLSLLYFDLGSIDFTNAQGISTGTFNSREFAFTANYSRRLSRTFSMGVNLKYLNSNLGAGASFSNGTPLQAGSTAAADISAYYANSSIDAASGRGISWAYGLMISNIGGKVNYGSTDQYYIPTNLRLGGRFSYHADTYSKFNFIVDFNKLMVPTPPTYALVNGSRVIVAGQNPNRPYLSAVFGSFADAPGGFSEELKEITGSIGAEYWYNDQFAARVGFFGESVQKGGRQYATAGIGARLSNLGLDFSYLIPTRQGSPLANTLRLSLIFNFNKGDRVAEDADETADDAR from the coding sequence ATGAAGCGTATTTTTTCCTGCTTCCTGCTTGGCGCAGGGTTTGTTGCATCGGGTACAGTAGCCACAGCTCAGGCAACGCAGCCAGGGTCCCTCACTAACCTGAATGGTGGTATTAACGTACCCAACTCGGCGGTTCCTTTCCTCAACTTCACCCCCGACGCCCGCTCGGGTGCGCTCGGTGACGCTGGGGTAGCCCTCGACAATCCCGACGCCAACGCCATCTTCTGGAACCCGGCGAAACTGGTCGATGCCAAGTCGGATGCCGGTGCAACCGTATCGTATACCCCCTGGTTACGGGGTATCATCAACGATATGTACTATGGCTATTTCTCGGGCTATAAGAAGGTGGCGAAAGATCAGGTGATCGGTCTGTCGCTGCTGTATTTCGATCTGGGCTCTATCGATTTCACCAACGCGCAGGGCATTTCCACGGGTACGTTCAACTCGCGGGAGTTTGCCTTCACGGCCAACTATTCGCGTCGGCTGTCGCGGACGTTTTCGATGGGTGTCAACCTCAAATACTTAAACTCAAACCTGGGCGCAGGCGCGTCGTTCTCCAACGGCACCCCCTTGCAGGCAGGCTCGACTGCTGCGGCTGATATCAGCGCTTATTACGCCAATTCGAGCATTGACGCCGCATCGGGCCGGGGCATTAGCTGGGCGTATGGTCTGATGATCTCAAACATCGGTGGCAAAGTCAACTATGGCAGTACAGATCAGTACTATATACCCACCAATCTGCGGCTAGGTGGCCGGTTTAGTTATCACGCCGACACCTACAGCAAGTTCAACTTCATTGTCGACTTTAATAAGCTGATGGTACCCACCCCACCGACCTACGCGCTGGTGAACGGATCACGGGTAATTGTAGCTGGTCAAAACCCCAACCGGCCTTACCTCAGCGCGGTGTTTGGCTCGTTTGCCGATGCACCCGGTGGATTCTCGGAAGAATTGAAAGAAATCACCGGCTCGATCGGGGCCGAATATTGGTACAACGATCAGTTTGCAGCTCGGGTTGGTTTCTTCGGTGAATCGGTCCAGAAAGGTGGTCGGCAGTATGCAACGGCGGGGATTGGTGCCCGGCTCTCGAACCTTGGCCTCGACTTCTCGTACCTGATTCCGACGCGGCAGGGTAGCCCGCTGGCCAATACCCTCCGCCTCTCGCTGATCTTCAACTTTAATAAAGGCGACCGCGTTGCTGAAGATGCCGACGAAACGGCAGACGATGCCCGGTAG
- a CDS encoding dipeptidase: MLATYLSENKQRFLDELFELIRIPSVSADSKFKDDVRRAAEFVRDRLTDAGLDDAEVIDTAGHPIVFAQKLIDPAKPTVLVYGHYDVQPADPYELWHTPPFEPTIRNERIYARGACDDKGQFYMHIKALEAMLATDALPCNVKVMIEGEEEVGSDHLGTFVAENRDKLAADVILISDTSIISNDVPSLETGLRGLSYVEVTVTGPNRDLHSGVYGGGVANPANVLAKMIASLHDDQGRINIPGFYDDVADLSEAERAELAKAPFDLDEYKRDLGIDDVAGEAGYSTNERTSIRPTLDVNGIWGGYTGEGAKTVLPSKASAKISMRLVPNQHPDVITDLFARHFKAIAPASVKVTVTPHHGGFPYVTPTDSVEFEAASRAFELAWGKKPIPTRGGGSIPIVALFEKELGIKTILMGFGLDADALHSPNESYGLFNFYKGIETIPYFYQEYARLKGKI, from the coding sequence ATGCTAGCAACGTACCTCAGCGAGAATAAGCAACGGTTCCTCGACGAACTGTTCGAGTTGATTCGGATTCCGTCGGTATCAGCCGATTCCAAGTTTAAAGATGATGTACGGCGGGCAGCCGAATTCGTCCGCGACCGGCTGACCGACGCGGGCCTCGACGATGCCGAAGTCATCGATACAGCGGGTCACCCCATCGTATTTGCCCAGAAGCTCATCGACCCGGCCAAGCCGACGGTGCTGGTCTATGGCCACTACGACGTGCAGCCGGCCGACCCATACGAGCTCTGGCACACGCCCCCTTTCGAACCAACCATTCGGAACGAACGCATCTACGCCCGTGGGGCCTGTGACGACAAGGGGCAGTTCTACATGCACATTAAGGCTCTCGAAGCCATGCTCGCCACCGACGCGCTGCCCTGCAACGTGAAGGTGATGATCGAAGGCGAAGAGGAAGTGGGCTCCGACCATCTGGGTACGTTCGTGGCCGAAAACCGCGACAAACTGGCCGCCGATGTCATCCTGATTTCCGATACGAGCATCATCAGCAACGACGTGCCATCGCTGGAAACGGGCCTGCGGGGACTCTCCTACGTGGAAGTGACCGTGACGGGACCCAACCGGGACCTGCACTCGGGCGTGTATGGGGGCGGGGTCGCCAACCCGGCCAACGTCCTGGCCAAAATGATTGCGTCGCTCCACGACGACCAAGGACGAATCAACATCCCCGGTTTTTACGATGACGTAGCCGACCTGAGCGAGGCCGAACGCGCCGAACTGGCCAAAGCTCCCTTTGATCTCGACGAGTACAAGCGCGACCTCGGCATCGACGATGTGGCGGGCGAAGCGGGCTATTCGACCAACGAACGGACGTCAATCCGCCCGACGCTCGACGTGAACGGCATCTGGGGTGGCTACACCGGCGAGGGAGCCAAAACCGTGCTGCCCTCAAAGGCCTCGGCCAAAATCAGCATGCGGCTGGTGCCCAATCAGCATCCCGATGTGATCACCGATCTGTTCGCCCGGCACTTCAAAGCCATCGCGCCAGCGTCGGTAAAAGTGACGGTGACGCCGCATCACGGCGGGTTCCCTTACGTGACGCCTACCGACTCGGTCGAGTTTGAGGCAGCCAGCCGGGCCTTTGAGTTGGCCTGGGGCAAGAAGCCCATCCCGACGCGTGGCGGCGGCAGCATCCCCATCGTGGCCCTGTTTGAAAAAGAGCTGGGAATCAAGACCATCCTGATGGGCTTCGGGCTGGATGCCGACGCCCTTCACTCGCCCAACGAAAGCTACGGCCTCTTCAATTTCTACAAGGGGATTGAAACGATTCCTTATTTTTATCAGGAATACGCCCGGTTAAAGGGCAAAATATGA
- the bioA gene encoding adenosylmethionine--8-amino-7-oxononanoate transaminase — protein MSQLPQRDKAVIWHPFTQMQTAPLPVPIVRGEGSVLHTADGRAILDMISSWWVNLHGHAHPHIASRISDQLHTLEHVIFAGFTHEPAVQLAERLLPILPDNQRRVFYSDNGSTAVEVALKMAFQYWHNLGQPRRKVIAFEDAYHGDTFGAMAVGGRSTFTTPFAPFLFDVTFLPTPIPGREAEVLELAKAAFTDDVAAFIVEPLVQGSGGMNMYAPAVLDQLFSMARAKGALLIADEVMTGFGRTGKLFASHYLTEKPDLMCLSKGLTGGTMALGVTTCTQAIYDAFLSTDRMKTLFHGHSFTANPLACTAGLASLDLLLTPDRMADIERIAAQHALFADELRSTPRVENVRQLGTLLAFDLVTDGQTSYFNTIRDVAYNFLLERDVLMRPLGNVLYLMPPYCTTNAQLDQAYGAVRALLGTL, from the coding sequence ATGAGTCAACTTCCTCAACGAGACAAGGCCGTCATTTGGCATCCATTTACCCAAATGCAGACGGCGCCGTTGCCGGTGCCCATTGTGCGGGGCGAAGGCTCGGTGTTGCATACCGCTGATGGCCGCGCCATTCTTGATATGATTTCGTCGTGGTGGGTAAACCTGCACGGTCATGCCCACCCCCACATCGCCAGTCGTATCAGCGACCAGCTACACACCCTCGAACACGTCATCTTTGCCGGTTTCACCCACGAGCCCGCAGTTCAGTTGGCGGAGCGACTACTGCCCATTCTGCCCGACAACCAACGCCGGGTTTTTTACTCCGACAATGGGTCGACGGCCGTGGAAGTGGCCCTGAAAATGGCTTTCCAGTACTGGCATAATCTCGGGCAGCCCCGCCGCAAAGTCATCGCTTTTGAGGACGCCTACCACGGTGATACCTTCGGCGCGATGGCCGTAGGTGGGCGGTCGACGTTCACTACGCCGTTTGCTCCGTTCCTGTTCGACGTCACGTTTCTGCCTACGCCTATACCAGGCCGCGAAGCGGAGGTGCTCGAACTGGCCAAAGCGGCGTTCACCGACGACGTGGCGGCGTTCATTGTGGAGCCGCTGGTGCAGGGGTCGGGTGGCATGAACATGTATGCACCCGCCGTGCTGGATCAACTCTTTTCGATGGCGCGGGCCAAGGGTGCGCTGCTCATTGCCGACGAAGTGATGACCGGCTTTGGGCGCACGGGTAAGCTGTTTGCCAGCCATTACCTGACCGAAAAGCCCGACCTCATGTGCCTGTCAAAGGGGCTGACGGGCGGCACCATGGCGCTCGGCGTGACGACCTGCACACAAGCCATTTACGACGCCTTCCTCTCGACCGACCGGATGAAGACGCTCTTTCACGGGCACTCGTTCACGGCCAACCCGTTGGCCTGCACGGCGGGCCTAGCCAGCCTCGACCTGCTGCTCACGCCCGACCGCATGGCCGACATTGAGCGCATTGCTGCCCAGCACGCCCTGTTTGCCGACGAACTGCGCAGCACGCCCCGCGTGGAAAACGTGCGGCAGTTGGGTACGTTGCTGGCCTTTGATCTGGTTACGGATGGGCAAACTTCCTACTTCAACACCATCCGCGACGTAGCCTACAATTTTCTGCTTGAGCGCGATGTGCTGATGCGCCCGCTGGGCAATGTGCTGTACCTAATGCCCCCCTACTGCACCACCAATGCCCAACTCGATCAGGCCTATGGCGCCGTGCGGGCACTGCTGGGTACGTTGTAA
- the plsY gene encoding glycerol-3-phosphate 1-O-acyltransferase PlsY, giving the protein MTLLIVGATVMAYLLGSIPTAVWYGRAFFNLDIRQHGSGNAGATNTFRVLGKRAGTIVLLVDALKGYAAASLAFFVNTIYPLSDNELLSYQLLFGFLAVIGHLYPLFAQFRGGKGVATLLGMVLAIRPDVAAVCIGIWLVVVIASQFVSLGSLLAALAFPVLLLLRVFGQPENPMLIGFGFLIFLIVAITHKKNIGRLIQGNENRTILIKLKKK; this is encoded by the coding sequence ATGACGTTATTGATAGTGGGCGCCACCGTGATGGCTTACCTGTTAGGATCGATTCCGACTGCTGTTTGGTACGGACGCGCCTTCTTCAACCTCGATATCCGGCAGCACGGCAGCGGTAACGCGGGTGCCACCAACACCTTCCGTGTCTTGGGCAAACGAGCTGGTACCATTGTCCTTCTGGTCGATGCCCTGAAAGGATACGCCGCCGCTTCCCTGGCTTTTTTCGTCAATACCATCTATCCCCTCAGCGACAATGAATTGCTGAGCTACCAGTTGCTGTTCGGCTTTCTGGCGGTCATTGGGCACCTGTATCCCTTGTTTGCGCAGTTTCGGGGGGGCAAGGGCGTGGCTACGTTGCTGGGTATGGTGCTGGCGATCCGGCCCGACGTGGCGGCCGTCTGCATCGGCATTTGGCTGGTCGTCGTGATTGCCTCGCAGTTTGTCTCGCTGGGGTCATTGCTGGCGGCACTGGCGTTTCCGGTCTTGCTGCTCCTGCGCGTGTTCGGTCAGCCCGAAAACCCCATGCTTATTGGTTTCGGCTTTCTGATCTTCCTGATCGTGGCCATCACCCACAAGAAAAACATCGGTCGCCTCATCCAGGGCAACGAAAACCGAACTATCTTGATTAAGTTGAAGAAAAAATGA
- the porU gene encoding type IX secretion system sortase PorU, which yields MALLTVCFLQAAVSIPGLAQSVLATGKWYKIGVLGTGVYQLDYAKLTQLDPAFANADPRLFRLYGNGGAPLPQPNNAPRPADLTENAIQVRGETDGRFDAGDALLFYAQGPRTISRDARTGRFRHQFNPYTDTTFYFLTIGTTNGKRIATRPADVLTSGPISSTFTDYAVYERDTTKVPGVNSGRDWLGDSYGLYPQQTVSFRLPGRVANVPSLVTLSAVAVSLQPSAFGVTQGTQSVVKASFPAISSYIYAPRGAPQLVSGQAVLSNTGDDLAFTLTYDALGASGAAAYLDYLTVQTSRLIAQYEQPIWVRSGPGRYAATQATNDLLIWDVQQPTNPVQQTYALANGQASWSVADSASFYLYTTRNLGTPATITRLANQNLRAQPTPNLLIVSPDAWRDQAERLAQFRRDNDKLTVLVVSPQQIYNEFSTGQQDPTAIRDYCRFLSGRATGQANTLRYLLLMGDASYDFRNKAGLLPATQQANLVPTYESRESLDPVRSFSSDDYFGFLKDTDGDWAETPAGNHLLDIGVGRLAVKTPAEARNVVDKLIRYATDKRLLGDWRSRLTLVADDGDYNIHNQDADRLAAMVEAYHPEFRPERLFLAQYPKDTTGKDALDRPIEKAPQVNQAIGRAIDDGRLIINYAGHGGTNGWAQEQILTVGDILAWRNSRLPLFVTATCAFGRYDNPVEVSGAELAQLDRAGGAIGLLTTARPVYANTNYLLNEAFYRAIFKAIESNGQEAAGTLPRLGDVMRDTKNNSLSDVLNRNFTLLGDPSMRLVYPQNSVAFTRLNSRALVATRPDTIRAGQRVTLDGEIRAAGGTAVLSTFNGTARVLIYDKATRLRTRATPDADSYAYNAFQSLLFAGQATVQQGRFSVSFTVPADVVPNFGFGRVQAYAVQTDSTADAVGAYAQLVMGGTATSSGTSDTRPPSLTMSVVGSNLAAERPTVEGPVVQVRLQVADETGVNLTQTTANRGPTLQLDSNLPFRIADYYTGAADGQQGLFLISLGNLAAGTYTIRAQVFDLSNNSAQATLTFVVSDKPGLAIQRLVAAPNPVQAQSNWLMTHNQAGQPLSWTWRLIDASGRIVTERQGSCYDCAETVQIGRYDAQTMPLARGIYILQVQAQNPETGEQAAASTRLLNQND from the coding sequence GTGGCCCTGCTGACTGTGTGCTTCCTACAGGCAGCCGTGTCGATTCCGGGGCTGGCGCAGTCGGTGCTGGCAACGGGGAAGTGGTATAAAATTGGGGTGCTGGGCACGGGGGTCTACCAACTCGACTACGCCAAACTAACCCAGCTTGACCCCGCCTTTGCCAACGCCGACCCACGCCTGTTTCGTTTGTATGGCAATGGCGGGGCACCGCTCCCTCAGCCCAACAACGCCCCTCGCCCGGCCGACCTGACAGAGAACGCCATTCAGGTACGTGGCGAAACCGACGGCCGCTTCGACGCGGGCGATGCGTTGCTCTTCTACGCGCAGGGGCCGCGCACCATCAGCCGCGATGCCAGGACCGGCCGGTTCCGGCACCAGTTCAACCCCTATACCGACACCACCTTTTATTTTCTGACGATCGGGACGACCAACGGCAAACGCATCGCCACCCGCCCCGCCGACGTACTCACCAGTGGGCCAATCAGCAGCACCTTTACGGATTATGCCGTCTACGAACGCGACACCACGAAGGTGCCGGGCGTAAACTCGGGCCGCGATTGGCTGGGCGACAGTTATGGGCTCTACCCGCAACAAACGGTTTCGTTCCGGCTGCCAGGACGAGTGGCCAACGTACCCAGCCTCGTGACGCTCTCGGCGGTGGCGGTGTCGCTGCAACCGTCAGCCTTTGGCGTGACGCAGGGAACGCAGTCGGTCGTGAAGGCCTCCTTTCCGGCCATCAGCAGCTACATCTACGCCCCCCGCGGCGCCCCCCAGCTTGTGTCGGGGCAGGCCGTGTTGTCCAATACGGGCGATGACCTGGCGTTTACGCTGACCTACGATGCACTAGGAGCCAGTGGCGCGGCGGCTTACCTCGATTACCTGACCGTACAGACCAGCCGCCTCATTGCCCAATATGAGCAACCGATCTGGGTACGTAGCGGACCAGGACGATACGCGGCCACACAGGCCACCAATGACCTGCTTATTTGGGATGTACAGCAACCGACGAACCCCGTTCAGCAAACCTACGCGCTGGCCAACGGGCAGGCCAGTTGGTCGGTGGCCGATAGCGCTTCGTTTTACCTGTACACGACTCGCAACCTGGGCACGCCCGCTACTATCACCCGGCTGGCGAACCAGAACCTGCGCGCCCAGCCCACGCCCAACCTGCTCATCGTCTCTCCCGATGCGTGGCGTGACCAGGCGGAACGGCTGGCGCAATTTCGGCGCGATAACGACAAGCTGACGGTCCTGGTGGTATCGCCGCAGCAGATCTATAACGAGTTTTCGACCGGGCAGCAAGACCCAACGGCCATCCGCGACTACTGCCGGTTCCTGAGTGGGCGGGCAACGGGGCAGGCCAACACGTTGCGCTACCTGTTGCTGATGGGCGATGCCTCCTACGATTTTCGCAACAAAGCCGGTTTGTTACCGGCCACACAGCAGGCGAACCTGGTGCCGACCTACGAAAGCCGCGAATCGCTCGACCCGGTACGCAGCTTTAGCTCCGACGACTATTTCGGCTTCCTGAAAGACACCGATGGTGACTGGGCTGAGACACCCGCTGGCAATCACCTGCTCGACATTGGCGTGGGGCGACTCGCCGTGAAAACACCCGCCGAAGCCCGCAACGTGGTCGATAAACTCATCCGGTATGCCACCGACAAGCGCCTACTAGGCGACTGGCGCAGCCGACTGACGCTCGTGGCCGACGATGGCGACTACAACATTCACAACCAGGATGCCGACCGGCTGGCGGCGATGGTCGAGGCCTATCACCCCGAATTTCGACCCGAACGGCTGTTTCTGGCGCAATACCCAAAAGACACCACCGGCAAGGACGCCCTCGACCGCCCTATCGAGAAAGCCCCGCAGGTGAATCAGGCCATCGGGCGGGCCATCGACGACGGGCGACTGATTATCAACTACGCCGGGCATGGCGGCACGAACGGCTGGGCGCAGGAACAGATTCTGACGGTGGGTGACATTCTGGCCTGGAGAAACAGCCGTCTCCCGTTGTTCGTCACGGCGACCTGCGCGTTTGGCCGCTACGACAACCCCGTGGAAGTATCGGGGGCCGAACTGGCGCAGCTCGACCGGGCGGGTGGAGCCATTGGCCTGCTCACGACGGCCCGACCGGTCTACGCCAACACCAATTACCTGCTCAACGAAGCCTTTTACCGAGCTATTTTCAAGGCGATCGAAAGCAATGGTCAGGAAGCCGCCGGTACGTTGCCCCGCCTCGGCGACGTAATGCGTGACACCAAAAATAACAGCCTGTCTGACGTCCTCAACCGAAATTTCACCCTGCTCGGCGACCCGTCGATGCGGCTGGTGTATCCCCAAAACAGTGTTGCCTTTACCCGGCTGAATAGTCGGGCGCTCGTAGCAACACGCCCCGACACCATCCGGGCCGGGCAGCGCGTCACGCTCGATGGGGAAATCAGAGCGGCGGGCGGCACAGCGGTGCTCAGTACGTTCAACGGCACGGCCCGAGTGCTTATTTACGACAAAGCAACGCGCCTACGTACCCGTGCCACCCCCGATGCTGACTCATATGCTTACAATGCGTTCCAGAGTCTGTTGTTTGCCGGGCAGGCCACGGTGCAGCAAGGCCGCTTTTCGGTCAGCTTCACGGTGCCCGCTGATGTGGTGCCCAACTTTGGTTTTGGCCGGGTGCAGGCCTATGCTGTGCAGACCGACAGCACAGCCGACGCCGTAGGGGCCTATGCGCAGCTAGTGATGGGCGGCACAGCTACCAGTTCGGGCACCTCCGATACGCGCCCACCCAGCTTGACAATGAGCGTGGTAGGCAGTAACCTCGCCGCCGAGCGCCCAACTGTGGAGGGGCCGGTGGTGCAGGTACGCCTGCAGGTCGCCGACGAAACGGGTGTGAATCTGACCCAGACAACGGCCAACCGAGGCCCCACGCTTCAGCTCGATAGCAACTTACCTTTTCGCATCGCCGACTATTATACGGGGGCGGCTGATGGGCAGCAGGGTCTGTTCCTGATTTCGTTGGGTAATCTGGCGGCAGGTACGTATACGATTCGGGCTCAAGTGTTCGACTTAAGCAATAATTCAGCACAGGCGACGTTGACTTTCGTAGTCTCCGACAAGCCGGGTTTAGCAATTCAGCGGCTGGTTGCGGCGCCAAATCCGGTGCAGGCGCAGAGTAATTGGCTCATGACACACAATCAGGCGGGCCAACCGCTGAGCTGGACATGGCGGCTGATCGACGCCTCAGGCCGGATTGTTACTGAACGGCAGGGTTCTTGTTACGACTGCGCCGAAACCGTACAAATTGGCCGCTACGATGCGCAAACAATGCCCCTTGCCAGAGGAATTTATATACTACAGGTGCAGGCACAGAACCCCGAAACGGGTGAGCAAGCGGCGGCTAGTACCCGGCTTTTAAATCAAAACGACTAA
- a CDS encoding M16 family metallopeptidase — MTLDRTLAPDFHPVQDIQSVAVDTQQLDNGAPLYVVTFDQQPVMRLEVNFDAGTWYENASAEGRPGASFFAWKMLAEGTRQHTSAQISDGFDRYGAFLELNNGFDRGNLIVYCQPKHLGSVLPLVAELLTEATYPEKEFEDLRTITLQNLKVSFEKTAHIANVRLRQKLYGSDHPYGRSQNPDMVTALTRDDAVAFYDQHICQRPFRVLMAGQVGLTEIALVNQVLGQLPMQPLASPAATPTVQWQTDTTAELIDKAGSLQSSIRMGRILFRRDHPDFHKMLVTNEVLGGYFGSRLMKNIREEKGFTYGISSNVGAFRHAGQFMIGTDVKREFTQQTIDEVWKEIHRLQTEPVPTDELTVVQNYMAGEFVGSLNTPFEIADRYKLILLDGLPVDFLSTYIRRIRAVTAADIQEMAQTYFTPESMIEVVVGGKV; from the coding sequence ATGACACTCGACCGCACTCTTGCGCCTGATTTCCACCCAGTTCAGGATATTCAATCGGTGGCTGTTGACACCCAACAGCTCGACAACGGCGCGCCGCTGTATGTCGTCACCTTCGATCAGCAGCCCGTTATGCGGCTGGAAGTCAATTTCGACGCCGGTACGTGGTATGAAAACGCATCGGCGGAAGGCCGCCCCGGCGCCTCGTTTTTTGCGTGGAAAATGCTGGCCGAAGGTACCAGACAGCATACATCGGCCCAGATCAGCGATGGCTTCGACCGCTATGGCGCCTTCCTGGAATTGAACAACGGCTTCGACCGGGGTAACCTGATTGTGTACTGCCAGCCCAAACATCTTGGCAGCGTATTACCGCTGGTAGCTGAACTGCTCACCGAAGCTACGTACCCAGAGAAGGAATTTGAGGACCTTCGGACGATTACGCTACAAAACCTGAAGGTCAGTTTCGAGAAAACGGCCCACATCGCCAACGTACGGCTCCGGCAAAAGCTCTACGGCTCCGACCACCCCTATGGCCGCAGCCAGAATCCCGACATGGTTACCGCCCTGACCCGCGACGATGCCGTTGCGTTTTACGACCAGCATATCTGCCAACGGCCATTCCGGGTGCTGATGGCGGGGCAGGTGGGACTTACCGAAATCGCGCTGGTCAATCAAGTACTGGGTCAGTTGCCTATGCAGCCCCTCGCCAGTCCCGCAGCCACGCCAACGGTACAATGGCAGACGGACACCACCGCTGAGCTGATCGACAAAGCCGGTAGCCTGCAATCATCGATTCGGATGGGCCGGATACTCTTCCGCCGCGACCACCCCGACTTCCACAAGATGCTGGTGACCAACGAGGTGCTGGGGGGCTATTTTGGCTCGCGACTGATGAAGAATATCCGGGAAGAAAAAGGCTTCACCTACGGCATTTCATCGAATGTGGGCGCTTTCCGGCACGCGGGCCAGTTTATGATCGGCACCGACGTGAAGCGCGAATTCACCCAGCAAACTATCGATGAGGTCTGGAAAGAGATTCACCGCCTGCAAACCGAACCAGTCCCGACCGACGAACTGACGGTGGTGCAGAACTACATGGCGGGCGAATTTGTCGGCTCGCTCAACACTCCTTTCGAGATTGCCGATCGCTACAAACTGATCCTGCTCGACGGCCTGCCGGTCGATTTTCTGAGTACCTACATCCGCCGCATCCGCGCCGTCACGGCCGCCGATATTCAGGAGATGGCCCAGACTTACTTTACCCCGGAATCGATGATAGAAGTCGTTGTGGGGGGGAAAGTGTGA
- a CDS encoding SprT-like domain-containing protein has protein sequence MFSTHIPAAAVAYCRALQQQYPFRFRVSRPRKTRLGDFRALPDRSTHISVNADLNPYAFLITLVHEIAHCAVYHTYKRPGKPHGRTWQTTFQRLMAPLLTEPVFPADVLLPLRTYMANPAATTSAQPLLMQALRQHNPTSASLALPGLPTLRQLAEGQVFRFGKKSYVRGKLRRTRVVCKDMQSGRSYAILADVGVEIDG, from the coding sequence ATGTTTTCCACTCACATACCGGCGGCGGCGGTAGCGTATTGTCGGGCGCTTCAGCAACAGTATCCGTTCCGGTTCCGGGTGTCGCGACCTCGTAAAACGCGGTTGGGCGATTTCCGGGCGCTGCCAGACCGATCTACGCATATCAGCGTCAACGCCGACCTGAACCCGTACGCCTTTCTGATTACGCTGGTCCACGAGATTGCCCATTGTGCCGTTTACCATACCTACAAGCGACCGGGCAAGCCCCACGGACGTACCTGGCAGACGACGTTTCAGAGGCTGATGGCTCCCTTGCTGACCGAACCCGTTTTTCCGGCCGACGTGCTGCTGCCACTACGTACCTACATGGCAAACCCTGCCGCCACCACATCGGCCCAGCCCTTGCTGATGCAGGCGTTACGGCAACATAACCCCACGTCGGCCTCACTTGCCCTGCCGGGATTACCCACCTTGCGCCAACTAGCCGAGGGTCAGGTGTTTCGGTTTGGGAAAAAATCCTACGTTCGGGGTAAGTTACGGCGCACCCGCGTCGTTTGTAAAGACATGCAATCGGGTCGATCCTACGCTATTCTGGCCGATGTCGGCGTGGAAATTGATGGATAG